The Clostridium sporogenes region GCACCAGCCATTATGGGAATGATAGTCAATGCTTTATATAATATTATAGATAGAATGTATATAGGACATATAAAGGATGTAGGATCTTTAGCAATTACAGGAGTGGGCTTAACATTACCTATAATGACTGTGTTAATGGCCTTTAGTATGTTAATAGGTATAGGATCAGCTTCTATCATATCTATAAGATTAGGACAGCAAAGAAAAAATGATGCAGAAAAGATATTAGGAAATGCTTTTACTTTGCTTTGTGTTATCATGATTTCTATAACTATCATAGGATTAGTATTTATTGATCCTCTTTTATATAGTTTTGGTGCTAGTGACCAAACTTTTTATTTTGCCAAAGAGTATGTAGTTATTATTTTAATAGGTTCTATAACCAATGCTCTAGGATTTGGTTTGAATAATTCGATTAGAGCAGAAGGAAATCCTAAAATGGCAATGGTAACTATGCTTTTAGGAGCTGTATTAAACTTAATTTTAGATCCTATATTTATATTTGGATTTAATATGGGAATAAAAGGAGCCGCTATAGCTACCGTTATATCACAAACTGCTAACACTATATGGGTACTTAGATATTTTACTGGTAAAAAAAGTACTTTAAAGCTCAAAAAAGAAAACTTTAAAGTTGAAAAAACTATATTTTTAGAAATAATATCTATAGGTATGGCTCCTTTTGCATTACAATTGGCAGCTAGTATAATAACAGTTATTTCAAATAATGCATTAAAAAATACAGGAGGAGATTTAGCAATAGGGGCAATGACTATTGTAAATAGTGTATCTTTAATGGTTTTAATGCCTATATTCGGTATAAACCAAGGTGCTCAACCTATAATAGGTTATAATTATGGAGCAGAGCAATATAAAAGAGTTAAAGACACTTTTAAAATAGCAATATTTTCTGCAACTATAGTGGTTACAGTAGGTTTTTTACTTGTACAGATATTCCCACAATATATTATAAAAATATTTAATAATGACCCTAAACTTATGGAAATAGGAATTAGTGGTTTAAGGATAGTTTTATGTATGTTACCTGTAATTGGCTTTCAAATTGTTAGTTCAAATTACTTCCAAGCTATAGGGAAAGCTAAGGTATCTGTATTTTTAAGTTTATTAAGACAAGTAATAATTTTAATACCATTACTTTTAATATTGCCTAAGCATTTTGGACTTACAGGAGTTTGGATGTGTGCACCTATATCAGATGGAGTTTCTTCTGTAGTTACAGCTATATTTATTTACAGGGAAATGAATAATTTAGGTAGAGAAAAATCTTATAAGATTAAGTGTTCTTATAAATAAAGTTAAATTTAATTAACAATTGTTTCATATTAAGGTTATAAATTTTTATAACTTATAATTAAAGCTTAGAAATAATTTTATTTAGTTATTTCTAAGCTTTTTATAAATTCAAAGGAGATATATACTAAGAAGAATTTTAGATAGTATTAACAAATTTATTTATAACTGTAGTATAATTAAAATGTGTATATTTTGTAAATAAATTTTGACCATATATATGGAGGTAAATAATGAATTTTCATAAGAAAAAATATTTTGTAATATTTTTTATTTTAGGATTAGTTTTGATGATTGTATCATTCATTAGTTATAATTATGGTAAAAATGTTGTAATAAACAATCTTATTAAATCAGGAGATGCATATATAAATAAAAAAGAATATATTAAAGCTATAGCGGTATATGAGGAAGTAGTAAAATATGATAAAAATGATACTGATAAAAACATGTTAAAACTAGCAATGTCTATGCAAAATTCTAGAAAATCTTATCATGATGGGATGATATACTATAATAGAAAGCAATACTTAAAGGCTTTAAAATGTTTTAGACAAGTTATGGAAAATGATACTATAACCTTTAATAAAGCACAGGAAAAAATTAAAGAATGTACAGAAAAATATATAGAAGACAATTTAAAAAATGCAGAAAATTCTATACATAATTCAAAATATAAGAAAGCTAACGAGTATTTAAATAATATTTTTAAATTAGATAAAGATAATGAAGAGGCCCAAAAATTAAAAAATATATTAAATAAAAAAATATTTTAATTAAAGTAAATAAAATATTTTGTAAAGGATAAGAATAATAATTAAAAGCTATGGTAGAAATCATAGCTTTTATAAATTTACATTAAATGAGGTATTGATGTTATGAGCAAACCTATTATAGATACATATATAGATAGATTTGAAAATAAAGAAAAAATATTTAGATATAATTTGGATTTGTATCAATGTAAAAGTATAAATAAACTATATTATTATACTAGCATAAGTACTTTAGAAAATATAATAAGTAAGGAAAATATTTGGCTATCTAATAGTAAGTATCTTAATGATAGTACAGAAATAAATTACACTAACAATTTGATTTATGATATATGTGAAAAATATCTAAATGAGAATGAAGAATTTGATGAATTTTTCAAAGAAAATATAGAAATTTTGTTGCATACTATAGATATGGAATTAGGGGATACTTATATATTGTCTCTTACAGAAAATAAAGATTCTTTAGCTCTTTGGTCTAATTATTCTAATTATGATGGATATAATTTAGAATTTAATTGTGATTATTTTCAAAATATATTTATAGGAAAAAATTACAGGTTTATAGATAAAAATAAAAAGTCTATCTTTTTAAATGAGGGAGAAGATTTTGTATGGTATTTTGGAGAGGTCATATATAATAAGAAACATCAGCAAAATATAATAAAAGAAAGAGTAGAATTTTTATATAAATTATATAAAGATTTTTATGAATTTAAAGAAGAGGATGATTTTAAATCTTTAATAGTATATGTGCTTTATAATATAGCTTATATAGCTACTTTTTTTAAAGATGAAAGTTTTAAAGAGGAACAGGAACATAGGTTAGTGTTTAGAGTTATTAATAAAAATATAAAAAAGCAAATAGTAAAACATAGAATTTCAAATAGAGTTTTTATTCCTTATATAGAATTAGGTCTTAACTCAAATAGGAAAGAAGGAAATTTACCTATAGAAAAAATAACTATAGGTCCTAAAAACAATTTAGATATTGCAGAAATGGGATTGAGGTCTTTTTTAGAAAGTGAAGGATATTACAAAATAATTATAAAGAAATCTAAGATACCTTTAAGATATTAAAAAATATATATAAGTGTGGGATAAAATCTAAGTAAATATAAATTAAAAACTGAGATATAATAAGTGTAGGATTATAGGCTTGAGGTTATAAATGGTAGTCTGTAATGCATAAGTAAACTCATAAAAAGTAAATAGATTAAAAGTAAATAGCTGATTTAAATTACAATAATTTAAATCAGCTATTTAAGTAGATTTTAAAAGAAGTGAATTTTCATCTAATTGTATTATTTGAATTTTTTCATCCTCCTTTCATCTATAATTAAGAATTAATTTTAGTAAAGAATATTCTGTAACCAAATTTAAATAATTTTGATTCAGAATCTATCCTTACTAAAAATAGCATATAATAGATTTTTACTAAAGTCCCAATAACAAAGTTAGTTATTAAGGTACCTTGTATAGAGGGGAGTAAAGTCACCATTAATTTACAATATCTAATTTAGAGATATTATAACTGCTCATTAATTATATGGTGTTTTTACCTCTCTTTATATGATCTATTATGATTAAATTATACAATATTCAGATAATTTTGTCAAATGTAATTTTTACAATATTACATATTTCATTAGTAAGTTAAATATTGTTAAAGTTAGATTGTTATAAGTAGCTTTATATATAATTTATAGAATATTGTATAATGTATTAATATTATTTTCAATATTAGGTGATTGGTTATAAATCATAATATGCAAGAAGCTAAAAATATAATATGAAATATTAAAAAGGAGAATTAGAGAGCATATATACTTTCAATAGGTAAAATTATGGGAGAATAGGACTAAATATGCTATAATGTGTATTGGTATATTTAGTTATTATTAAAAGGGGGATAAAAATGAAAAAATTTATAAGTATTATAATTACTTTTACAATGCTTTTTTCTTTAGCAGCTTGTGGTAATAAAAAAGAAAGTAAAAATGAATCAGATTTAAAAACTAAAGATTGGAATTCTATAGTTGAAAAAAGTAAAGGAACTACTGTAACATTTTATGGATGGGGTGGTAGTGAGCTTACAAATAAATGGATAGATAACCATTTAGCAAAAGAATTAAAAGGAAAATATAATATAACATTAAAAAGAGTACCAATGGATATTGATGATATATTAAATAAAATGCTTGGTGAAAAGCAAGCAGGAAATGATAAAGGAACTATAGATGTGGTTTGGATAAATGGGGAAAATTTTTATACAGCAAAGAAAAACAATCTTCTTTATGGACCTTTTTTAGAGAATCTTCCTAATTATAAAAAATATATAGATAAGGATTCAAATGACGTAAAATACGATTTTGGAAAGCCTGTAGAAGGTTTTGAAGCTCCTTATGGAAAAGCACAATTTGTTATGGTATATGATGAAGAAAAGGTAACAAAAGTACCCAAAGATCATAAGGAATTATTAGAATTTGTAAAAGCTAATCCAGGAAAATTTACATATGCTGCACCACCTGATTTTACTGGAAGTGCTTTTGTAAGAAATATAATATATGATATAGTAGGCTACGAAAAACTTATGAAAATAAAACCAGAAAAAGAATTAGTAGAAAAAGAAATAAAACCAGCCATAGATTATTTAAAAGAAATAAAACCTTATCTTTGGAATAAGGGTAAAACTTATCCTGCTAATATAGCTATGCTAGATAACATGTATGCAGATAAACAAGTTATAAATACTATGAGCTATAATCCAAACTCAGTAACAGAGAAAATAGATAATGGAACCTTTCCTAAAAAAACACAAGTGTCATTATTTAAAAATGGAACTATAGGAAACACACACTTTGTAGCAATACCATTTAATTCACCTAATAAAGAGGGTGCTATGGTTGCAATTAATAGCATATTAAGTTTTGAAATGCAAAAATCTAAATATGATCCTAAAGTATGGGGAGATTTACCTGTATTTGATAATAAAAAATTAAACGAAGAGGAAAAGAAGGAAATAGAAAAAATTAAAGTAGGTTCTGGTTCCCTTCCACAAAGTGAATTGTTACCACATAGACTACCAGAGCTTCCAGCAGAATTAGTACCAATTATAGAAAAAATATGGCAAGAAAATGTACCGAGAGATAAATAGAGTGAAAGAAAAAATGAAACCTTATATATTATTATTACCAGTTACAATAATTATAGTTTATATATTAGGAGTAGGAATAATAAATAGCCTAGGTCAAAGCTTAGGCTATTTTCCTACAGTGGGCTTAAATGAAATTACACTTAAATACTATAAAGAAGTGTTAATTTCTAAGGAATTTATAGAATCTTTAAAATTTAGTTTGTTTACTTGTACGATATCTTCTTTAATAGCTGAGTTTATTGGGGTTATTTTAGCTTATATTATATTTTTGAATAAGAAGAGGAGTAAAATTCTAGATGTTATATATAAGATACCTATAATAATACCTCATACTGTTGCAGTTTTACTTATTATCAACATGTTATCCCAAAATGGGATATTGGCTAGAATATTATACAATTTAGGTTTAATAAGTTCTAGAAATGTTTTTCCTGCTCTTATAATGGATAGATTAGGTATAGGTATAGTTATAACTTATGCATGGAAAGAGATACCTTTTATTATACTGGTTATTTATGCTGTGCTAACTAACATAGATGAAAAAATGTGGCATCTTTCAAGAACGCTGGGAGCTAGTAGAATACAAACTTTTTTAAAAGTTATATTCCCTATACTTATGCCTTCTATTTTATCTTCTTTTATAATTATTTTTGCTTTTTCTTTTGGAGCTTTTGAGGTACCTTATTTGCTAGGACCAACCACCCCAAAATTACTTCCTGTTAAAGCCTATATAGAATACTCCAGTCCAGATTTGACTAATAGACCTTATGCTATGGTGATAAATACTATACTCATAGTTATATCAACATTTTTGATAGTTTTATATAAAAAGTCTTTAGATATTTTTAAAAAGAGAAATTTAAATAATAAATAGGAAAGGGAAATATTATAAATGAAAAATAAAAAAGTAATTTCTAATATAATAATATATGGTTTCGCATTTTTCTTCCTATTTCCTATAATAATATTGTGTCTATGGAGTTTTGCAAAAAATTGGAGTTGGCCACTAGTTATACCAAAGGAATTTGGATTAAGGGGATTAAAATATGCCTTGGATCCTAAATCTCAAAATTTTAATATTTTATTTAAAAGTATAGGCATATCAACAATAGTAACCTTTGTAACTATAATAATAAGTATTCCAGCAGCTAAGGCTTTAGGAATATATAATTTTAAAGGCAAAAATTTTATAAAGATATTAATATTTTCACCTATAATAGTACCTGGTGTTTCTGTAGCATTAGGTATTCATGTATCTTTTTTAAAACTAGGGTTAGCTAATACTATATTAGGGGTAATAATAATACATTTGATACCTTGTATTCCCTATGCAGTATTTATGCTTACAGATGTTTTTGAAATAATTGGAGATAAAATGGAGAAGCAGGCTAAGGTTTTAGGGGCTAATAGATATCAATGCTTTTTCTATGTAACATTACCATTGATTTCTTCAGGCATAATGTCTACTGTATTTATGACTTTTGTAATATCCTTTAGTCAATATTTTTTAACTTTTTTGATAGGGGGAGGACATGTAATTACATATCCTATAGTAATGTTTCCATTTATACAAAGTGGGGATAGAACTATAGCTTCTAGTTTTAGTCTTATTTTTATTGTTACATCTTTAATATATTTATTAATTATAAATAAATGTATTAAATCTTATTACAAAACAGATAAATTTTTAAATGTATAGAGGTATATATAATGAAAGAAATAGAAGTAAGAGGAATAAAGAAAGTATTTAATAATAAGAATGTATTGGATAATATAAGTTTTTCAGTGGAAAAGGGAGAATTAATGTGTCTTTTAGGACCTTCTGGTTGTGGTAAAAGCACTACATTAAATATAATAGCAGGACTATTACAAGAGGATGCTGGAGAAATTTTAATAAGTGGTAAAAATATAAAAAATACACCTGTAGAAAAGAGAGATATAGTAATAGTATTTCAAGAATATATGTTGTTTCCACATCTAAATGTATATAATAATATAGCCTTTGGTCTTAATATGAGAAAAGAAAATAAAAATAGTATAAAAGAAAA contains the following coding sequences:
- a CDS encoding ABC transporter permease — protein: MKEKMKPYILLLPVTIIIVYILGVGIINSLGQSLGYFPTVGLNEITLKYYKEVLISKEFIESLKFSLFTCTISSLIAEFIGVILAYIIFLNKKRSKILDVIYKIPIIIPHTVAVLLIINMLSQNGILARILYNLGLISSRNVFPALIMDRLGIGIVITYAWKEIPFIILVIYAVLTNIDEKMWHLSRTLGASRIQTFLKVIFPILMPSILSSFIIIFAFSFGAFEVPYLLGPTTPKLLPVKAYIEYSSPDLTNRPYAMVINTILIVISTFLIVLYKKSLDIFKKRNLNNK
- a CDS encoding MATE family efflux transporter; translation: MDRQKQLGEESVKKLLLKFSAPAIMGMIVNALYNIIDRMYIGHIKDVGSLAITGVGLTLPIMTVLMAFSMLIGIGSASIISIRLGQQRKNDAEKILGNAFTLLCVIMISITIIGLVFIDPLLYSFGASDQTFYFAKEYVVIILIGSITNALGFGLNNSIRAEGNPKMAMVTMLLGAVLNLILDPIFIFGFNMGIKGAAIATVISQTANTIWVLRYFTGKKSTLKLKKENFKVEKTIFLEIISIGMAPFALQLAASIITVISNNALKNTGGDLAIGAMTIVNSVSLMVLMPIFGINQGAQPIIGYNYGAEQYKRVKDTFKIAIFSATIVVTVGFLLVQIFPQYIIKIFNNDPKLMEIGISGLRIVLCMLPVIGFQIVSSNYFQAIGKAKVSVFLSLLRQVIILIPLLLILPKHFGLTGVWMCAPISDGVSSVVTAIFIYREMNNLGREKSYKIKCSYK
- a CDS encoding ABC transporter permease, whose protein sequence is MKNKKVISNIIIYGFAFFFLFPIIILCLWSFAKNWSWPLVIPKEFGLRGLKYALDPKSQNFNILFKSIGISTIVTFVTIIISIPAAKALGIYNFKGKNFIKILIFSPIIVPGVSVALGIHVSFLKLGLANTILGVIIIHLIPCIPYAVFMLTDVFEIIGDKMEKQAKVLGANRYQCFFYVTLPLISSGIMSTVFMTFVISFSQYFLTFLIGGGHVITYPIVMFPFIQSGDRTIASSFSLIFIVTSLIYLLIINKCIKSYYKTDKFLNV
- a CDS encoding ABC transporter substrate-binding protein, translating into MKKFISIIITFTMLFSLAACGNKKESKNESDLKTKDWNSIVEKSKGTTVTFYGWGGSELTNKWIDNHLAKELKGKYNITLKRVPMDIDDILNKMLGEKQAGNDKGTIDVVWINGENFYTAKKNNLLYGPFLENLPNYKKYIDKDSNDVKYDFGKPVEGFEAPYGKAQFVMVYDEEKVTKVPKDHKELLEFVKANPGKFTYAAPPDFTGSAFVRNIIYDIVGYEKLMKIKPEKELVEKEIKPAIDYLKEIKPYLWNKGKTYPANIAMLDNMYADKQVINTMSYNPNSVTEKIDNGTFPKKTQVSLFKNGTIGNTHFVAIPFNSPNKEGAMVAINSILSFEMQKSKYDPKVWGDLPVFDNKKLNEEEKKEIEKIKVGSGSLPQSELLPHRLPELPAELVPIIEKIWQENVPRDK
- a CDS encoding DUF2971 domain-containing protein codes for the protein MSKPIIDTYIDRFENKEKIFRYNLDLYQCKSINKLYYYTSISTLENIISKENIWLSNSKYLNDSTEINYTNNLIYDICEKYLNENEEFDEFFKENIEILLHTIDMELGDTYILSLTENKDSLALWSNYSNYDGYNLEFNCDYFQNIFIGKNYRFIDKNKKSIFLNEGEDFVWYFGEVIYNKKHQQNIIKERVEFLYKLYKDFYEFKEEDDFKSLIVYVLYNIAYIATFFKDESFKEEQEHRLVFRVINKNIKKQIVKHRISNRVFIPYIELGLNSNRKEGNLPIEKITIGPKNNLDIAEMGLRSFLESEGYYKIIIKKSKIPLRY